From one Humulus lupulus chromosome 8, drHumLupu1.1, whole genome shotgun sequence genomic stretch:
- the LOC133794801 gene encoding uncharacterized protein LOC133794801: protein MENDNLDEWERRCNVSKEMSRLYEVCYEEKKKVEELQRRIENLENENKEIKDIKERARWGKNAVKWLRRHMKEQNQVIEILHGEKLKLSEKLTRLSARDSSV from the exons ATGGAGAATGATAATCTGGATGAGTGGGAGAGAAGATGCAATGTTTCTAAAGAAATGTCCCGTCTGTACGAAGTATGTTATGAAG AAAAGAAGAAGGTGGAAGAATTGCAGCGTCGgattgagaatttggaaaatgaAAATAAG GAAATTAAGGATATAAAGGAGAGAGCCCGGTGGGGAAAGAATGCAGTGAAATGGTTGAGAAGGCATATGAAGGAGCAGAATCAGGTCATTGAGATCTTGCATGGTGAGAAGTTGAAGCTTAGTGAGAAGTTGACGAGGCTGAGCGCGCGAGATTCTTCCGTCTAG
- the LOC133796297 gene encoding uncharacterized protein LOC133796297, which produces MDVGSSTRQGRKSTHIDRGHVEGHQRLFDDYFSDEPVYTEYQFRRRFRMRRHVFLRIVQDLENYSEYFYMRFDAVGRRGLSPLQKCTAVMQMLAYGAPTDYVDEYVRIGETTAIECLVNFVRGVNDIFGTEYLRRPNAGDIRRLLQMGEVRGFPCMGSIDYMHWKWKNFPIAWKGQFTRGDHGRPTIMLEAVAYDMHFLVFQDPTMISTYVKSIPNIH; this is translated from the coding sequence ATGGATGTAGGTAGCTCAACAAGACAAGGAAGAAAGAGTACCCACATTGATAGGGGTCATGTAGAAGGACACCAACGTTTGTTCGATGACTACTTTTCTGATGAACCGGTGTATACAGAATATCAATTTCGAAGAAGATTTAGAATGCGTAGACATGTATTCCTACGCATAGTGCAAGATCTAGAAAATTATTCAGAGTATTTCTATATGAGGTTTGATGCAGTTGGTAGAAGGGGACTTTCGCCATTACAGAAGTGCACCGCTGTTATGCAAATGTTGGCATATGGAGCGCCTACCGattatgttgatgagtatgttcgaATTGGTGAAACTACCGCTATTGAATGTCTAGTCAATTTCGTTCGAGGAGTGAATGATATTTTTGGGACTGAATATTTAAGACGGCCCAATGCGGGGGACATTCGTCGCTTACTTCAAATGGGGGAGGTGCGTGGTTTTCCATGCATGGGAAGCATTGATTATATGCACTGGAAATGGAAAAATTTCCCAATTGCATGGAAAGGCCAATTCACGCGAGGTGATCACGGCAGACCAACAATCATGCTCGAAGCAGTTGCATATGACATGCATTTTTTGGTGTTCCAGGATCCAACAATGATCTCAACATATGTTAAATCAATTCCCAATATTCACTGA